In a genomic window of Piliocolobus tephrosceles isolate RC106 chromosome 1, ASM277652v3, whole genome shotgun sequence:
- the LOC111526290 gene encoding PRAME family member 1 encodes MSIQAPPRLLELAGQSLLRDQALTVSAVEELPRVLYLPLFMEAFSRRHLKALTVMVQAWPFTHLPLGSLMKMLHLETLKALLEGLHMVLTQEDRPRRWKLEVLDLRDVDENFWAVWPGAWALPCSPEATSKRQTAEDCPSTGEHQPLKVFIDVCLKEIPQDECLRYLFRWVYQRRGSVHLCCSKLVNYLTPIKYLRKSLKIIHLNSIQELEIRNMSWPHLIRKLRCYLKEMKNLRKLIFSRCHHYTSDSDLEGRLVAKFSSVFLRLEHLQLLKIKLVTFFSGHLEQLIRRLQNPLENLELTCGYLLEEDVKCLSQYPSLGYLKHLNLSYVPLSRISLEPLGALLEKVAATLETLILEGCQIHYSQLSDILPSLSRCFQLTTFYFGRNFMSMDALKDLLRHTSGLSKLSLETYPAPWESLNSLVRVDWEIFTPLRAELMRTLRKVRQPRRIFIGPAPCPSCGSSPSEELEFHLCC; translated from the exons ATGAGCATCCAGGCCCCACCCAGACTCCTGGAGCTGGCGGGGCAGAGCCTGCTGAGAGACCAGGCCTTGACCGTCTCTGCCGTGGAGGAGCTGCCCAGGGTGCTCTATCTCCCACTCTTCATGGAGGCCTTCAGCAGGAGACACCTCAAGGCTCTGACGGTGATGGTGCAGGCCTGGCCCTTCACCCACCTCCCTCTGGGATCGCTCATGAAGATGCTTCATCTGGAGACCTTAAAAGCATTGCTGGAAGGGCTTCATATGGTGCTCACACAGGAGGATCGCCCCAG AAGGTGGAAACTTGAAGTGCTGGATTTGCGGGATGTTGATGAGAATTTCTGGGCCGTATGGCCTGGAGCCTGGGCCCTGCCCTGCTCCCCAGAGGCCACGAGTAAGAGGCAGACAGCGGAGGATTGTCCAAGTACAGGAGAGCACCAGCCCTTAAAGGTGTTCATAGATGTCTGCCTCAAGGAAATACCCCAGGATGAGTGCCTGAGATACCTCTTTCGGTGGGTTTACCAAAGGAGAGGTTCAGTACACCTGTGCTGTAGTAAGCTGGTGAATTATCTAACGCCAATTAAATATCTCAGAAAGTCATTGAAAATAATCCACCTGAATAGTATTCAGGAGCTGGAAATCCGCAACATGTCTTGGCCGCATCTGATAAGAAAGCTTCGTTGTTACCTGAAGGAGATGAAGAATCTTCGCAAACTCATTTTCTCCAGATGCCATCATTACACGTCAGACAGTGACCTCGAGGGACGGTTAGTCGCCAAATTCAGCTCTGTGTTCCTCAGGCTGGAACACCTCCAgttgcttaaaataaaattggtCACCTTCTTCAGTGGGCACCTGGAACAGCTGATCAG ACGCCTCCAGAACCCCTTGGAGAACTTGGAATTGACTTGTGGCTACCTATTGGAAGAGGACGTGAAGTGTCTCTCCCAGTATCCAAGCCTCGGTTACCTAAAGCATCTGAATCTCAGCTACGTGCCGCTGTCCCGCATCAGTCTTGAGCCCCTCGGAGCTCTGCTAGAGAAAGTTGCTGCCACTCTCGAGACCCTCATCTTGGAGGGCTGTCAGATCCACTACTCCCAACTCAGTGACATCCTTCCCAGTCTGAGCCGCTGCTTCCAGCTCACCACCTTCTACTTTGGCAGAAATTTCATGTCTATGGACGCCCTGAAGGACCTGCTGCGCCACACCAGTGGGCTGAGCAAGTTAAGCCTGGAGACGTATCCCGCCCCTTGGGAGAGTTTGAATTCCTTGGTTCGTGTCGATTGGGAGATCTTCACCCCACTTCGGGCTGAGCTGATGCGGACACTGAGGAAAGTCAGGCAGCCCAGGAGGATCTTCATTGGCCCCGCCCCCTGCCCTTCCTGTGGCTCATCACCGTCTGAGGAACTGGAGTTCCATCTTTGCTGCTAG